The following DNA comes from Nitrososphaerota archaeon.
AAATTATGAATTTATATTCTTAATGAAAAATTAATAGCCTCTATTTTTTAATACTTTAAAAATAAATAAAAGAAGACATAAGAAAAAAGATAATTATATTTTCAATATTAAGAAGAGACTTCTTTTATTCCTTTTTATTGAAAAAAAGTATCTAAAAAGATTATAGAATAGTATTAGAATTAAGCCAAATTCTCTTTACTTCTTTAACTTTATCAAAATCTTCATCTTCAGTCACTATGTTCTTTATTCCAACTTTTTCCATTGTAGCTAAATGAATAGCATCGGAGGGTTTTAAATTATAGTTTAACAAGAATTTTTCAATGTAAGGCAATAGAATATTGGGTAGAAAATCTAATGTAACATCATAA
Coding sequences within:
- a CDS encoding type II toxin-antitoxin system VapC family toxin, whose protein sequence is YDVTLDFLPNILLPYIEKFLLNYNLKPSDAIHLATMEKVGIKNIVTEDEDFDKVKEVKRIWLNSNTIL